CACCAATGCGGTGGAGGCTGTGCATCGCCAGTTCCGCAAGCTGACCAAGACCAAGGGCGGCTTTGCCAGTGAGAACGCCTTACTGAAGCTGCTCTATGCCGGTATACTCAAGGCATCCGAGCGCTGGACCCACCCCGTTCAGAACTGGAACCTGACGCTGTCACAGATGGCCATCCACTTCCCCGAGCGCCTGGACGAATACATCAGTCTGTGACGCTGCTGTCGGTGACACAGAGTTTTGAACACCCTCTCTTGGCGCCGGATTGGTCAGTTGCTCAAGCAACTCTTGTTGTTCTCATTCCGGTCAAACATCCTGTCTGCGGAGGAAATACCATTCTCCAAAAAAATCAGTTTGCCTGGCTACGCACATCTTGTTGTTATTGTCTGTGGAGCAGATATTGTTTTTATTATGGTTTTTGATTTTTATTGTTGTTGTGCCAGATATAAAGCAGATGCCGTGCCAACTTTTACGTTTTCTTTTAAAACAATGGGTTAGGTGTTTTTGGAGGGGGAGGGGCAGCGAGTGGGCTGGGTAACGTTACCGATCAACCCGGTAAAGTGTTACCCGAAGGCGGTGGGCAGGTAACACATTCAGGGGTGGCAGGCGGGTAACAGGTAACAATCATGGATATGTGGGAGCACGTCGCGTTGTCTCTAAGCGGAATAGTCAGGACTGACTGGCCTTTTTCCGAGGAATGCCCAGCCGCTGGCGCCGTTCCCACAAACATTTCCGGCTGATGCCGAGCTTGTGTGCCAGCTCGGTTTCGGTCATGTGCTCCTGGTGTTCGAGCACGAAGTGCTGAAAGTAGTCTTCCAGCGACAGGTCCTCGGTGGGTTCCTGGCTGGGTGTCGGCTCATTGCGGCTCATGGTCTCCAGCGCGCTGGTAGCCTGTGAGGTACGTTCAAAATCCAGATCCAGTTCAATGCCCAGCAGGTCAGTGGAAATATCGCTGTCATCACAGAGTATGGCTGCGCGCTCGATAGCATTCTCCAGTTCCCGTACATTGCCAGGCCAGGTGTAGTGGCGGATCGCCTCGGCTGCTTCGGCAGTAAAATGCAAAGGTTCGCTGTGCATGTTGCGCGCTGCCCGGGCCAGGAGGGCCTGGGCAATCAGCATCACATCTTCACCACGTTCGCGGAGTGGGGGCAGACGCAGTTCGATAACATTCAGTCGATAGAACAGATCTTCACGGAACAGCCCCTGGCGGGCCATGGCTTTCAGGTTGCGGTGGGTGGCAGCCACCAGGCGCACGTCCACCTTGTTGGATTGCACAGACCCGACCCGGCGAATTTCGCCCTCCTGCAGGACGCGCAATAGTCGCGCCTGAGCTTCCAGTGGCAGCTCCCCGATTTCGTCCAGGAACAGGGTGCCGCCATGCGCGGCTTCCACCAGGCCGGTCCGTCCGGCTGTCGCGCCGGTAAATGCCCCTTTCTCATGGCCGAAGAGTTCCGACTCAATCAGGGTTTCCGGAATGGCTGCACAGTTGACCGAGATCATCGGTGCGCTGGCGCGCCGCGATTGTTCATGCAAGGCGCGCGCGACCAATTCCTTGCCAGTGCCGGATTCGCCCTGGATCAGGACGGTGGAGTCGGTCGGGGCCACCTTGCGAATACGCTTGAACAGCGTTTGCATCGGCGGGCAAGAGCCGATAATGCCCATGTCGTTGGCGCTGTCATCGGTTTTGCTCGCAGCGGCGGGTGCGGGGCTGACAGTATCGGGTTGACCTTGTCGGGCCAGGCGCTCGGCTCGCTGTTGCAGGATGCGCGCCACGGTATCAAGCATCTCTTCATGATCGAAGGGCTTGGCTATGTAGTCCACTGCGCCCAGCTTCATGGAATCCACTGCCGAACGCAGGCTGGCATAGCTGGTCATGATCAGTACCGGGGTGTTGCTGGCTTTGCGGATCAGTTCGGTACCGGGTTCGCCGGGCAGGCGCAAGTCACTGATGATCAGGTCAAAGTCATCCAGGTTGAAGGCTGCTTCGGCCTCATGCACGGCGCCCGCTTCGCTGACCTGATACTGGTTGCGTTCGAGCAGGCGGCGCAGGGCAGAGCGAATGATGACTTCATCTTCAACGACCAGAATGTGTGACATAGTTGACCTCTGTTGGGTGCCGGTCATGCCGGGGCACCGGGCATACTGGTGTAACGCGGCAGGGTAATAACGAATCGACTGCCGCGCCCGCTGGCTGGATCCGCCGGGCTCTCCACGGTGATCTGGCCATAGTGTTCTTCAATGATGGAGTAAACCAGGGCCAGGCCGAGACCGGTGCCACTACCCGGTTCCTTGGTGGTGAAGAAGGGCTCGAACAGGCGGTCGCGGATGCTCTTGTCGATACCGCTACCCTGGTCTTCCACCTTGAGTACAACCTGATGTTCGTTCTGCTCGCTGCTGATACGAATGTGGTCGCCATTCTGACTGGCATCACGGGCATTGCCCAGCAGGTTGATCAGTACCTGCACCAGGCGCTGGCTGTCACCAGCGGCCAGGTGCTCAGGATCACAGAGGTTATCATATTTGACCTCGGCGCCGCGTCGGTTGAGTGACAGCAGGTGAATCGCTTCGCTGGTGCTGGCCTGCAGGTTGACTGCTTCGTTGCTGCTGTGGTGACGGCTGCCGACATGGGCGAAGTTCACCAGTGATTGCACGATGCGGGTCACGCGCTTGGTCTGCTCGACAATCTGTTCGGCGCTTTCCAGTACTTCCGGTTGTTCGGATTCCTCGCGCAGGTTCTGCGCCAGACAGGCTATGCCGGTTATCGGGTTGCCGATTTCATGGGCAACGCCCGCTGCGAGTCGACCGATAGAGGCCAGGCGTTCCGAGTGCATCAATTCTTCTTCGAGCATCTGGTTTTCAGTCTGATCCTCGATCATCAAAACCAGTCCGCTGCTGCCCGCCTGGCCTGGTTCGTCAATGGCTGCTTTATGCAGGCTGAGCCAATGGGTCTGACTGTTGATCAACAGTTTCTGTTTATGCAGGTGAGCTGATTGATCTTCGACAAACTCCGTCAGCAAGTCATTCCAGGGCGGTGGCAGGTCGCCCAGGCGAGAGCCGATCACTTCATCGCCATCAATCCCGGTCAGCCGTTGCAGGGCCCTGTTCCACATGAGGATTTCATTGTCCTTGGCCAGCGAGCAGACGCCCATCGGCAGATCCTGCAGGGTTTGTCGGTGGTAGCGGCGCAGGGCATCGAGTTCTGCGGCAAGGCCGGTCAGGCGTGAGTGATAATCTTCCAGCCGGCTTTCGATGAAGTGGATGTCTTCGGTGACATAGCCGTGACGATCGAGTTTGAAGGGCAGAAAGGTTTCGATGATGTCCTGGGCAACAGCGGGGCCCATCAGGCCGGACAGGTTGGCTTCCAGACGATCACGCAGGCGGCGCAGGGCATATGGCCGGCGCTCGTTGAATGGCAGGCCCAGGTCGCGCAGGGCCTGTTCGACTTCCTTCTGCGCGGTCACATTGCCCAAGGGTTTGGCCAGTTGCTGGGCAAATTCCTGTGGTGAGTGCGCGAGCAGTTCCATGCGTTGCGGGCGGCTGACGTTATCCACTGAACAGGCTTCGGCGGCGCTGATTTCCTCGGCACTGCGCTGGGTAAATACCGAGACCAGTGCGAACACCAGAATGTTGACCGCCAGTGAAGCGATGGCTGCCAGATGCCAGGTATCCGGGTTGAAACGCATTTCCAGGCCGAACAGGTTGATCCCGGAGAGTTCGCTGATCAGCGGTAACAGCAGGGTCAAGGTCCAGACCAGCATACCGGCGCAAATGCCGCCGATGAAGCCGCGGCGGTTGGCTTGCGGCCAATACAGGACGGAGAGGGCGCCGGGCAGAAACTGAACCGTTGCGGTAAAGGCAGCCATGCCCAGATTGGTCAGCCCGTGTTCAGTACCGAGCAACTGATAGAAGCCGTAGCTGGCCATGATGATGGCGGCAATCAGGCTCCTTCGTGTCCATAGCAGCCAGCGATAAATATTGTTGTCGGCGCTCGGCTGGTAGATCGGTAGCACCAGATGATTGAGTGCCATGCCGGAAAGCGCCAGGGTGATCACAATGATCAGGCCGCTTGCAGCTGACAGGCCGCCGACAAAGGCCAGCAGGCTCAGCCAATCGGCACCTCCGGTCATCCCCAGACCCAGGGTGTAATACTCGGGATCCGTTGCCACGTTCAGGTGCAGGCCGGCCCAGAGAATGGGCGGGATGGCCAGGCTCATCAGCAGCAGAAACAGCGGTAGTCCCCAACTGGCGGTGCCGAGCGCGCGCTTGTTGAGGTTTTCGGTAAAGGCCATGTGGTACATGTGCGGCATGACAATGGCGGCGGCAAAAAATACCAGCAGCAGGGTACGCCAGGGACCTTCCTGCAGCGGAGAATGCAGGGTTTGCAGCGCTTCCTGGTTGTTGTTCAGCCAGTTCTCCAGGCCACTGGGTCCATCGAATACCACGAAAATCGCGTAGAGTCCGACCGCCCCGATGGCAATCAGCTTGACGATGGACTCGAAGGCGATGGCCACCACGAGACCTTCATGCTTTTCCCGATTGGAGATATGCCGGGCACCAAAAAGGATGGCGAACAGGGTGATCAGTACGCAGAAACCAAAGGCAACCTGCTGCTCATTGTTGCTGTGGGTAAGGATCTGCACCGTATCCGCGACGGCCTGAATCTGCAGGGCCAACAAGGGCAAGACGCCGATCAGCATGAACAGGGTGGTCAGGGTGCCGGCCAGCGTGCTGCGGAAGCGAAAGGCAAACAAGTCGGCCAGCGAGGATAGCTGGTAGGTACGGGTGATGCGCAAAATAGGTTGCAACAGCACCGGCGCGAGCAGGAAAGCACCGCTGATGCCCAGGTAGTAACTGAGAAAGCCATAGCCGTATTCATAGGCCAGTCCGACGGTACCGTAGAAGGCCCAGGCGCTGGCATAAACACCCAGAGACAGGGTGTAGACCAGCGGGTGGCGGAGCAGCGCCTGTGGCAGCAGCCCGCGCTCGGTTATCCAGGCCACCCCGAACAGGGTCAGCAGGTAGGCGATGCTGATCAGCAGCAGCTGACTGAGATCAAAGCTCGTCGGCATCTTTCGGACTCTGCAGCAACATGCCGGCAATCACCAGGATCAGCCACAATACATAGGGGCGATACCAGGCGTCATTGGGTTGAATCCACCAGTCCATGATGGCAGGAGAAAACAGGTAAATGCCGATCACCAGCAGCAGTACCAGGCGGTATATATACATGCGGTTCTCGTTTGACTGCGAACAGTTTCCACAGCAGGGTCATTGGGGTAAACGACGATGGTAAACAGGCCAGCCTCCGTTGCCAAGCTCAGCGACGGGTCGTGTACATTTCGTTGAACTGCGGGGCGGCCGGTAAGTGTTGTGGTTGCCAATTGGCAATGGCCCAGTCAAGCAGTTCACTGATCGGGGCTCGGGCCAACTCGGCGGGTGGTTGCTGAGCCAGTGTGTGCAAGGCACGAAATAGCGTGGCTGGTGCCTGGTCAGCTGCAATCGGAGTCGCCCCCAGGCGCTTGCTCAGCTTGTCACCATCGGCTTGCAGCAGCAGGGGAATGTGCAGGTAGCGCGGCACGGGCGCCTTCAGCAGGTGGTAAAGCCAGATTTGTCTGGGAGTCGAGTCAAGCAAATCGGCGCCGCGCACAATATCGGTAATACCCTGCGCAACATCATCGATGACAACGGCCAGTTGGTAGGCAATGATGCCGTCGCGTCGGCGCACGACAAAATCACCCGGGTCAGTGCTGAGGCGTACCTGCAGCGTTTGCTGCAGGCGGTCGGTTGCGCTGATCAGACGGTCGTCCACCCGGACGCGGATGGCGTGACCGGGGTCCGGGGCCAGCTGACGTTGCCGGCAGGTGCCCGGATACACGCCAGCAAAGGCCTTGAGGTCCTGACGCGAGCAGTCACAGAAGAAGGCCAGGTCGCGTTGAAGCCAATCGTCCAGCACGGCCTGATACTGCTCCAGGCGTTGAGATTGCCAGATAACGGTGTTGTCCCAGTGCAGGCCAAAGGCATCCAGAGTCTGCAATATATGCTGATCTGCGCCAGGCTGGTTGCGCGGGGTGTCGAGGTCTTCGATGCGCAGCAGCCATTGGCCGTTGTTCTGACGTGCGTCCAGATAACTGGCCAGCGCGGCCAACAGGGAGCCGAAATGCAGGTGACCACTGGGGGTCGGGGCGAAACGACCGATGTAGCCGTTGACGGATGCAGGCATGGGAGACCGGGGGAGAGGCAAACCGGGCAGGCCGTCTGGCAAGAGAGGGCTGCCCGGTAATGCCGGCAGCGATCAGCTGCCGGTCTGGCGTTCCTTGATTTCGGCCAGCGTCTTGCAATCGATGCACAGGGTCGCGGTTGGCCGGGCTTCGAGACGACGAATACCGATCTCGATGCCACAAGAGTCACAGAAACCGTAGTCCTCGTCCTCGATGCGTTGCAGCGTCTGGTCAATTTTCTTGATCAGTTTGCGCTCGCGATCACGGGTACGCAGCTCCAGGCTGAATTCTTCTTCCTGGCTGGCACGGTCCGCCGGATCGGGGAAGTTGGCGGCATCGTCTTTCATGTGGTGTACGGTGCGGTCAACTTCTTCCATCAATTCCCGCTTCCAGCCGTTGAGGATCTCGGTGAAATGCATGAGCTGACGCTCATTCATGTACTCCTCACCCTTGGCTTCCTTGTAGGGCACGAAACCACGGATCAACATGGAGTTTTTTTCTTTGGCATTGCTGGGCATGAGAACCCCTCACTATTCGCTAAAGTCCTGTGTCAGGCCGAATTTTCGGGCCTGAGAGCTGCTGCCATGGGCTGCAAGCGGGCAAAACTACCAGAACCTTTGCCCCGATGCTACTTTTTGCTGCCAGCCGGTCGAGTATCCTGACTGGATTCTGCAGTATAGCCCGGTATCATCGGGATTTTTGCCACGGGAGTCTTTGCATGAGTCAGTGGGCCCGGCGCATGACGGATATACAGCCGTTTCACGTGATGGCGGTTCTGGCACGGGCGCGTGCACTTGAGGCGGGTGGTGCAGACGTGATTCATATGGAAATCGGCGAGCCCGATTTTGCCACCCCCGCGCCGATAGTCGCGGCCGGGCAGCGCGCTCTGGCGGATGGCCTGACCGGCTATACCCCGGCTCTTGGGCTGCCGGCCTTGCGCGAAGCAGTGGCCGACCTCTATGCCCGCCGGCATGGCTTGCAGATTGACCCGTCGCGCATTGTGATTACGCCGGGTGGGTCAGCAGCCTTGCTGTTGATCAGTGCGCTGTTGATCAATCCGGGGGAGAAAGTGCTGATGGCCGATCCTGCTTATCCCTGCAATCGCCATTTTCTGCGCCTGGTCGAAGGTCACGCCGGGCTGATTCCAACCAGCGCCGCCAGTGCTTATCAGTTGACGCCGGAGCTGGTGCGCGCGCACTGGGACAGCGATTGCCGCGCCGTGATGGCTGCATCGCCGAGTAACCCGACCGGCACCTTGCTGTCGCGCGATGCATTGAAGCAATTGGCCGATACTACCCGGCGACTGGGTGGTCAACTGATTGTGGATGAGATCTATCATGGCCTGACCTATGCCGAGCCGGCCGCCTCGGTACTGGAAGTGGCCGACGATGCCTTCGTGCTCAATAGCTTTTCCAAGTATTTTGGCATGACCGGCTGGCGGCTGGGCTGGCTGGTGGCACCCGAAGCGGCGGTGCCGGAGCTGGAAAAGCTGGCGCAGAACTTGTACATCTGTGCGCCGAGCATGGCCCAGGTCGCCGGCCTGGCAGCGCTGCAGACAGAAACTCTGGCGATCTGCGAGCAGCGTCGCGAGGCCTTCCAGTTGCGCCGTGATCTGCTTTTGCCCGGCCTGCGTGACCTGGGCTTTGAGGTGCCGGTAACCCCTCAGGGTGCTTTCTACATCTATGCCAGCATCAATCGGCTGGGGGGTGACAGCCAAGCGCTCTGCCAGCACCTGATCGAGACACAGCATGTGGCGCTGACACCGGGACTGGATTTTGGTCAGCATCAGGCTGATCAGCATGTGCGATTTGCCTACACCACCAACCGCCAGCGTCTGGAACAGGCGCTGGAACGTTTGCGGCAGGGTTTGCGCAGTTGGTCAGCATGTTGATTCCTTTTGACCCGCCGTTACAGGCTGGCATCCTGCTGCGCCGTTACAAACGTTTCCTTGCCGATATCCGTCTCGAGGATGGCCGGGAAGTGACTCTGCATTGCCCTAATACCGGCTCCATGCGCAACTGCGGTGAGCCGGGCAGTCGGGTCTGGGTCAGCCTGCAGCACAAGCCGGGGCGTAAATTGCCAGGCACCTGGGAGTTGGTTGAAGTGTCACGGGGAGAGCTGGCCTGTATTCACAGTGCACGGGCCAACAAGGTGGTCGCTGCTGCTTTGCAGGCCGGGCTGATAACGCCTCTGGCCGCTTACCGGGAGCAACGTGCTGAAGTAAAGCTGCCTGGCGGTAGCAGCCGCTTTGATTTTCTGCTCAGCGATCCGGGGCAGTGCGTGGTCGAAGTGAAAAGCGTCACTCTGGCACTGGATGATGGCGTCGGTGCCTTTCCGGACGCAGTCAGCCTGCGTGGTCAGAAACATCTGCGGGAGCTCATGGATGTGGTCGCCGGTGGCCAACGCGCGTGCTTGCTGTTTTGTGTCATGCATAGCGGGATTGATCGGGTGCGCCCGGCTGATGAGATTGATCCGGTGTATGGGCAGTGCCTGCGTGACGCTGTAGCGGCCGGTGTCGAAGTGCTGGCCTGGTCGGTTCGTCCAGAGCCTGAAGGATTGCGCGTGAGGGGGCAGTTGCCGGTAGAGCTGTAATCAGTCCAGCCAGACCTGGCCATCGCGAATATTGCAGGCGACCTGTTGCAGATACTCGCCGCTGCAGGGCCCGGAGACACACTCACCGCTATCCGGCAAAAACAGTGCACCGTGGGTGGCGCACTGGATCAGCCGTCCGGAATTGTCGAGGAAACTATCCGGGGTCCATTCCAGAGGAATACCCCGATGTGGGCAGCGGTTTTCATAGACAAAAATCTGCTGCCCCTGACGGATGGCAAACAGTGATCGGCCCTGAAACAGGAAGCCCTTGCTGCCGGGATCACCGAGATCATCAAGGCGACAGAGGGCGATGGGTGGGGTGGGGGATTCAGCAGTCATCTGCTGATTATCCCCGCCCCCGAGCCCCTTTACCAGACGTCGAGCTCAGAACTCCCAGGCAAGGTTGACCGCAGCATGCCGCCCTGGTTGGCTGAATCGTGCCAGACCAGGGGTGCCTGCCGGCTGGCCACTGACATCGCTCCAGTGCCAGTATTGTCTGTCGGTCAGGTTGAATACGCCGGCATTGATGACCATGGAATCAGTCATTTGCCAGTAGCCGGTCAGGTCGAGGATTCCATACCCATGTGTCCTGAACGAGTCGCCTCCGGCCTGGCTGGCGTCAATGCGTGACTTGGCGGCTACTGCGGTAAGGATAAGCTCAGTACCATAACGACCGTTGGGCTGGTCATAACCGAGAGCAATCACTGCTTTCAGCGGGTCGATGCTGTTGAGTGGCTGGCCACTGGTATCGTCTTTGCCGCGGGCCCAGGCGAGACTGGCACGCGAACGACTACCCAAAGGCAGGCCAATATGATCGAGATAGAGTTCGCCACGTGCTTCGGCCCCGTAAATGGTGACCTTGTCCAGATTGATATTCTGAAACTCGCCGAACGGGAAGCCCGGCGCGCTTGAGGGCCGATTTTGCTGCTCGATAAAGTCATCGTAGCGATTATGGTATGCGGCCAGGCCAAAACTGCCCTGAGCGTATTCACCACGCAGTCCCAATTCATAGCTGTCACTGGTTTCGGCCTTCAGATCGGGGTTGGCAATAGAACGGTATCTTCCCGGATTCTCGAACTCTCCGAAAATGCTGACCGGCTGCGGTGCACGGAAACCGGCGGCATATTGTGCGTATAGCTGGTGGGCATCATCGAGTGCGAAAACGATGCCGAGTTTGGGCGACAACGCCGAATCCCGGTAAGTGGGTGGGTTCGGGTTGGTTGCAGCGCTGTTGAGATATTCCTGGGTAGCCTTGGGGTGCATCTCGTAGCGGTCATAGCGCAGCCCCGGGATTATCGTCCAGCGACCCAGGCTGATGGTGTCTTGTGCAAACAGCGCGTATTCCTTCACGGTCGGGTCAGGGAAATCGCTGGTGGGGGCTATCGGGGTGCTGATGCCCGTCGCCAGAATGGTTTCCTGCCCCTGACGCAGATCAGCGCTTTGCAGGCGTTTGATGTCGGCACCGTAAACCAGTCGATGGTTGCTTTTACCCCAGTCAAAATCACGCTCCAGCTGGATGTTGAAGGCCCAGAGCTTCTCTTCGTAGATCGAGTCGCGGCTGCGGTAGGTTGGCTGACCGCCAACTACCCGGTTCTGGAAGGTTTGCTGGCGGCTCTGGCTGTCCTGATGACTGAGCTGCCAGCTCAGGCGATCGGCAAACCCCCGGTCCAGTGTCAGGTTGTGCTGCAGGCTGATACGTTCGCGTTCAACCAGGTCCCGGGCGTCCGAACGGCGAATGGTGGCAGTGTCGCTGTAGTCACTGAGCACCCGAGTGTCAGTGTCATCATGGAATGTTTCCCAGGTCAGTTGCAGGCGGCCCCGCTCGCTGTAATCCCAACCCAGTTTGCTCAGCAGGTTGTCCGTGGTGAAGTTGATCGGGTTGGCTTTTTCCCGCTGGCTGCCGGTGCCACCATTTCCCCCGAAACTTGCGGTCTCGTCACCGCTGCGCCGACCCAGGTGCAACAGGGCATCCCACTGGCCATGGCGACCAGCCAGGGTGGCGCTGCGCAGCCAGCTGCGGTCAGCGCTGGCATAGCCTGTTTTCAGTCGACCGTAGCTGTCATCACCCGTACCCAGGTAATCGCCGGCATCTTTGGTCAGAAAGCTGACTGCTCCGCCAATGGCGTCGCTGCCATAGAGTGAAGATGCCGGCCCGCGAATGATCTCGACCCGCTTGACCGTATCCAGGTCGACATAGTTGCGCCGCGCGCTGAG
This sequence is a window from Halopseudomonas salegens. Protein-coding genes within it:
- a CDS encoding sigma-54-dependent transcriptional regulator; translated protein: MSHILVVEDEVIIRSALRRLLERNQYQVSEAGAVHEAEAAFNLDDFDLIISDLRLPGEPGTELIRKASNTPVLIMTSYASLRSAVDSMKLGAVDYIAKPFDHEEMLDTVARILQQRAERLARQGQPDTVSPAPAAASKTDDSANDMGIIGSCPPMQTLFKRIRKVAPTDSTVLIQGESGTGKELVARALHEQSRRASAPMISVNCAAIPETLIESELFGHEKGAFTGATAGRTGLVEAAHGGTLFLDEIGELPLEAQARLLRVLQEGEIRRVGSVQSNKVDVRLVAATHRNLKAMARQGLFREDLFYRLNVIELRLPPLRERGEDVMLIAQALLARAARNMHSEPLHFTAEAAEAIRHYTWPGNVRELENAIERAAILCDDSDISTDLLGIELDLDFERTSQATSALETMSRNEPTPSQEPTEDLSLEDYFQHFVLEHQEHMTETELAHKLGISRKCLWERRQRLGIPRKKASQS
- a CDS encoding sensor histidine kinase, translated to MPTSFDLSQLLLISIAYLLTLFGVAWITERGLLPQALLRHPLVYTLSLGVYASAWAFYGTVGLAYEYGYGFLSYYLGISGAFLLAPVLLQPILRITRTYQLSSLADLFAFRFRSTLAGTLTTLFMLIGVLPLLALQIQAVADTVQILTHSNNEQQVAFGFCVLITLFAILFGARHISNREKHEGLVVAIAFESIVKLIAIGAVGLYAIFVVFDGPSGLENWLNNNQEALQTLHSPLQEGPWRTLLLVFFAAAIVMPHMYHMAFTENLNKRALGTASWGLPLFLLLMSLAIPPILWAGLHLNVATDPEYYTLGLGMTGGADWLSLLAFVGGLSAASGLIIVITLALSGMALNHLVLPIYQPSADNNIYRWLLWTRRSLIAAIIMASYGFYQLLGTEHGLTNLGMAAFTATVQFLPGALSVLYWPQANRRGFIGGICAGMLVWTLTLLLPLISELSGINLFGLEMRFNPDTWHLAAIASLAVNILVFALVSVFTQRSAEEISAAEACSVDNVSRPQRMELLAHSPQEFAQQLAKPLGNVTAQKEVEQALRDLGLPFNERRPYALRRLRDRLEANLSGLMGPAVAQDIIETFLPFKLDRHGYVTEDIHFIESRLEDYHSRLTGLAAELDALRRYHRQTLQDLPMGVCSLAKDNEILMWNRALQRLTGIDGDEVIGSRLGDLPPPWNDLLTEFVEDQSAHLHKQKLLINSQTHWLSLHKAAIDEPGQAGSSGLVLMIEDQTENQMLEEELMHSERLASIGRLAAGVAHEIGNPITGIACLAQNLREESEQPEVLESAEQIVEQTKRVTRIVQSLVNFAHVGSRHHSSNEAVNLQASTSEAIHLLSLNRRGAEVKYDNLCDPEHLAAGDSQRLVQVLINLLGNARDASQNGDHIRISSEQNEHQVVLKVEDQGSGIDKSIRDRLFEPFFTTKEPGSGTGLGLALVYSIIEEHYGQITVESPADPASGRGSRFVITLPRYTSMPGAPA
- a CDS encoding Asp23/Gls24 family envelope stress response protein is translated as MYIYRLVLLLVIGIYLFSPAIMDWWIQPNDAWYRPYVLWLILVIAGMLLQSPKDADEL
- the gluQRS gene encoding tRNA glutamyl-Q(34) synthetase GluQRS, with amino-acid sequence MPASVNGYIGRFAPTPSGHLHFGSLLAALASYLDARQNNGQWLLRIEDLDTPRNQPGADQHILQTLDAFGLHWDNTVIWQSQRLEQYQAVLDDWLQRDLAFFCDCSRQDLKAFAGVYPGTCRQRQLAPDPGHAIRVRVDDRLISATDRLQQTLQVRLSTDPGDFVVRRRDGIIAYQLAVVIDDVAQGITDIVRGADLLDSTPRQIWLYHLLKAPVPRYLHIPLLLQADGDKLSKRLGATPIAADQAPATLFRALHTLAQQPPAELARAPISELLDWAIANWQPQHLPAAPQFNEMYTTRR
- the dksA gene encoding RNA polymerase-binding protein DksA, producing the protein MPSNAKEKNSMLIRGFVPYKEAKGEEYMNERQLMHFTEILNGWKRELMEEVDRTVHHMKDDAANFPDPADRASQEEEFSLELRTRDRERKLIKKIDQTLQRIEDEDYGFCDSCGIEIGIRRLEARPTATLCIDCKTLAEIKERQTGS
- a CDS encoding pyridoxal phosphate-dependent aminotransferase; the encoded protein is MSQWARRMTDIQPFHVMAVLARARALEAGGADVIHMEIGEPDFATPAPIVAAGQRALADGLTGYTPALGLPALREAVADLYARRHGLQIDPSRIVITPGGSAALLLISALLINPGEKVLMADPAYPCNRHFLRLVEGHAGLIPTSAASAYQLTPELVRAHWDSDCRAVMAASPSNPTGTLLSRDALKQLADTTRRLGGQLIVDEIYHGLTYAEPAASVLEVADDAFVLNSFSKYFGMTGWRLGWLVAPEAAVPELEKLAQNLYICAPSMAQVAGLAALQTETLAICEQRREAFQLRRDLLLPGLRDLGFEVPVTPQGAFYIYASINRLGGDSQALCQHLIETQHVALTPGLDFGQHQADQHVRFAYTTNRQRLEQALERLRQGLRSWSAC
- the sfsA gene encoding DNA/RNA nuclease SfsA, producing the protein MPFDPPLQAGILLRRYKRFLADIRLEDGREVTLHCPNTGSMRNCGEPGSRVWVSLQHKPGRKLPGTWELVEVSRGELACIHSARANKVVAAALQAGLITPLAAYREQRAEVKLPGGSSRFDFLLSDPGQCVVEVKSVTLALDDGVGAFPDAVSLRGQKHLRELMDVVAGGQRACLLFCVMHSGIDRVRPADEIDPVYGQCLRDAVAAGVEVLAWSVRPEPEGLRVRGQLPVEL
- a CDS encoding Rieske (2Fe-2S) protein; translated protein: MTAESPTPPIALCRLDDLGDPGSKGFLFQGRSLFAIRQGQQIFVYENRCPHRGIPLEWTPDSFLDNSGRLIQCATHGALFLPDSGECVSGPCSGEYLQQVACNIRDGQVWLD
- a CDS encoding TonB-dependent hemoglobin/transferrin/lactoferrin family receptor; the encoded protein is MMRIVFNQSRLWPLLALPLSLPALAELPAKGAARQFDTLTVTATRQEERVGDVAGSVSVTDEQQIDRENINNIQDLVRFEPGVSVSGTGSRFGLSGFSIRGIGGNRILTQVDGIGVPDAFDFGGFLSARRNYVDLDTVKRVEIIRGPASSLYGSDAIGGAVSFLTKDAGDYLGTGDDSYGRLKTGYASADRSWLRSATLAGRHGQWDALLHLGRRSGDETASFGGNGGTGSQREKANPINFTTDNLLSKLGWDYSERGRLQLTWETFHDDTDTRVLSDYSDTATIRRSDARDLVERERISLQHNLTLDRGFADRLSWQLSHQDSQSRQQTFQNRVVGGQPTYRSRDSIYEEKLWAFNIQLERDFDWGKSNHRLVYGADIKRLQSADLRQGQETILATGISTPIAPTSDFPDPTVKEYALFAQDTISLGRWTIIPGLRYDRYEMHPKATQEYLNSAATNPNPPTYRDSALSPKLGIVFALDDAHQLYAQYAAGFRAPQPVSIFGEFENPGRYRSIANPDLKAETSDSYELGLRGEYAQGSFGLAAYHNRYDDFIEQQNRPSSAPGFPFGEFQNINLDKVTIYGAEARGELYLDHIGLPLGSRSRASLAWARGKDDTSGQPLNSIDPLKAVIALGYDQPNGRYGTELILTAVAAKSRIDASQAGGDSFRTHGYGILDLTGYWQMTDSMVINAGVFNLTDRQYWHWSDVSGQPAGTPGLARFSQPGRHAAVNLAWEF